In Solidesulfovibrio fructosivorans JJ], one DNA window encodes the following:
- a CDS encoding MBL fold metallo-hydrolase, with translation MRVTFVGVGEAFDERLPNTSLLVEGVGADGPRTILLDCGFTAGAAFFGCGALPAALRERGPDAIWISHFHGDHYFGLPYALTRWHEQGRREPLTVYGGEGMAGKLAALVDMAYPNVRGKLTYPLKGVSVADGEAFSLAGLPARTALTGHGAPCLALRLETADGGLYYSGDGAPKAACVELARGCGLVVQEAYGLAAGIPGHGSVAQAIELAREAGAGALAVVHVRREVRREQSGDIRRMLEESGIRAFLPEPGDVFAPAQREAL, from the coding sequence ATGCGGGTGACGTTTGTCGGCGTGGGCGAGGCTTTTGACGAGCGGCTGCCCAATACGAGCCTGCTGGTGGAAGGCGTGGGCGCGGATGGGCCGCGCACGATCCTTTTGGATTGCGGGTTTACGGCCGGGGCGGCCTTTTTCGGCTGCGGGGCGCTGCCGGCGGCGCTTCGGGAGCGGGGACCGGACGCGATCTGGATATCCCATTTCCACGGCGACCATTATTTCGGCCTGCCGTATGCGCTGACGCGTTGGCACGAGCAGGGCCGCCGCGAACCGCTGACGGTGTACGGCGGCGAGGGCATGGCCGGGAAACTCGCGGCGCTTGTGGACATGGCTTATCCCAATGTGCGGGGAAAGCTCACGTATCCTTTGAAGGGCGTTTCCGTGGCCGATGGCGAGGCGTTTTCGTTGGCCGGCCTGCCGGCCCGGACGGCGTTGACCGGGCATGGCGCGCCGTGTCTGGCCTTGCGCCTGGAGACGGCGGACGGTGGGCTTTATTACAGCGGCGACGGCGCGCCGAAGGCGGCTTGCGTGGAGCTGGCCCGGGGCTGCGGGCTTGTCGTGCAGGAAGCGTATGGGCTTGCGGCCGGCATTCCCGGGCACGGGTCCGTCGCGCAGGCGATCGAATTGGCGCGTGAGGCCGGGGCCGGGGCGTTGGCCGTGGTCCATGTGCGCCGCGAAGTCCGCCGGGAGCAAAGCGGGGATATCCGGCGGATGTTGGAGGAAAGCGGCATACGGGCCTTTTTGCCGGAGCCCGGTGACGTCTTTGCGCCGGCTCAGCGCGAGGCGCTGTAA
- a CDS encoding L,D-transpeptidase family protein: protein MPEVAGSSRPSGVPDLLLAKQAGFPRTGSPLFVLPARRGPGLFAETFFLAVLFLALLLPAQAAQKKKPRTAPSDFGVVEAGEASTPALRQELARIAVDYAATVTAKTLARVGRSPRLHRLDMLTAPSRQYRDDIRLDALSRLSAAGADLSASQFFVYADRNPATQLAFLAFYDAGAKKVLLLGVDFISTGKLRAGKDSFLTPVGVFENTPENWSYRAQGTKNSKGWRGLGARGSRVWDFGFQQAPRKFRQGVYDSQMRLLMHATDPDQGEPRLGGTDSKGCVRISAASNAFFDRYSILDRRYEEMAVSEPDKDMWILRTGRTPVANPGSYLVVGDSANYSASR, encoded by the coding sequence ATGCCGGAGGTCGCCGGGTCTTCTAGACCCTCGGGCGTCCCGGATCTCCTCCTTGCCAAACAAGCGGGTTTCCCTCGAACGGGGAGCCCGCTTTTTGTTCTCCCGGCAAGGCGGGGCCCCGGGCTTTTCGCCGAAACCTTTTTTCTGGCCGTCCTGTTTCTGGCCCTGCTCCTTCCCGCCCAGGCCGCCCAGAAAAAAAAGCCCCGCACCGCGCCTTCGGACTTCGGCGTCGTCGAGGCCGGCGAAGCCTCCACGCCGGCCCTGCGTCAGGAACTCGCCCGCATCGCCGTGGATTACGCCGCCACGGTCACGGCCAAGACCCTGGCCCGCGTCGGCCGCTCTCCGCGCCTGCACCGGCTGGACATGCTCACCGCGCCAAGCCGGCAATACCGCGACGACATCCGCCTCGACGCCCTAAGCCGCCTTTCGGCCGCCGGAGCCGACCTCTCCGCCAGCCAGTTCTTCGTCTACGCCGACCGCAATCCCGCCACCCAGCTGGCGTTTTTGGCCTTTTACGACGCCGGGGCGAAGAAGGTGCTGCTGCTTGGCGTGGACTTCATTTCCACAGGCAAACTGCGCGCCGGCAAGGATTCGTTCCTCACGCCGGTCGGCGTCTTCGAAAATACTCCCGAGAACTGGAGCTACCGCGCCCAGGGCACGAAAAACAGCAAGGGATGGCGTGGCCTTGGGGCACGGGGAAGCCGGGTGTGGGACTTCGGCTTCCAGCAGGCCCCCCGCAAGTTCCGCCAGGGCGTCTACGACAGCCAAATGCGGCTTTTAATGCACGCCACCGACCCGGACCAGGGCGAACCGCGCCTGGGCGGCACGGATTCCAAGGGCTGCGTGCGGATTTCCGCCGCGTCCAACGCCTTTTTCGACAGGTATTCGATCCTGGACCGCCGCTACGAGGAGATGGCCGTCAGCGAACCGGACAAGGACATGTGGATACTGCGGACCGGGCGCACGCCCGTGGCCAATCCCGGCAGCTACCTCGTGGTCGGGGACTCCGCGAATTACAGCGCCTCGCGCTGA
- a CDS encoding C40 family peptidase, giving the protein MTDAHAHVRHKLKPVICVALLALLAAGCSSKQKTYSYKFEEYQGFNARNDFITHDTAPVERLKADAEHNLLSGNLFDQGSTPKVASGPQQLLSENLFELAAVQRKGSVYDRMLRTANTQIGTPYRSGGCNPNSGFDCSGFTTWVFNRYGIHLPRSSREQYHVGKMVAKNKLRKGDLVFFRSKRGISHVGIYLENGKFIHSASHGKTVTISNLEEDYWRTHYAGGRRVF; this is encoded by the coding sequence TTGACCGACGCGCACGCACACGTCAGACACAAACTCAAACCGGTCATCTGCGTAGCCCTGCTCGCCCTATTGGCTGCCGGCTGCTCCTCGAAACAAAAGACCTACTCGTATAAATTCGAAGAGTATCAGGGTTTTAACGCCAGAAACGATTTTATCACCCACGACACCGCACCCGTAGAACGCCTCAAGGCCGACGCCGAGCACAATCTCCTCTCCGGCAACCTTTTCGACCAGGGCTCCACGCCCAAGGTCGCGTCCGGCCCCCAACAACTCCTGAGCGAAAATCTTTTCGAACTGGCCGCCGTGCAGCGCAAGGGCAGCGTCTACGACCGCATGCTCCGCACCGCCAACACCCAGATCGGCACCCCCTATCGCTCCGGAGGCTGCAATCCCAACAGCGGCTTCGACTGCTCGGGATTCACCACCTGGGTCTTCAACCGCTACGGCATCCATCTGCCCCGCTCGTCGCGCGAGCAGTACCATGTCGGCAAGATGGTGGCCAAAAACAAGCTGCGCAAGGGCGATCTGGTCTTCTTCCGCTCCAAGCGCGGCATCAGCCACGTCGGCATCTACCTGGAAAACGGCAAGTTCATCCACAGCGCCAGCCACGGCAAGACCGTGACCATAAGCAACCTCGAAGAAGATTACTGGAGAACGCATTATGCCGGAGGTCGCCGGGTCTTCTAG
- a CDS encoding ASKHA domain-containing protein yields MARSLFRAGYFVGAPLCAGLGRCGRCRVRYLTPPPTPLPAEVRRLGEAALAEGWRLACLRPAQGGERLTLDATGPAPTYDPAAVTGSLGGDGPLGLAVDIGTTGLAWRLVDLADGSVAAEGRGVNPQLGAGGEVVSRLAFALEPGGGAYLRDLVLDVIAQKAALAGDRLAGLCVAGNSAMVSILCGKELSGLAHAPYGLVWRAGEEVALGRALPPAYIPPLLGPFVGADLSAGLTALLRQAPTYPFLLADLGTNAEMIVGLAPDRFLAASAPLGPALEGVGLSQGALAGPGVAVSFELTPTGVVPVLFPGSDAPGAAHGIAGPGYLSLAALLREQGVLDTDGRFAQTPAPTPLGQRLRRLVATEHGEPVFETAGYRLFASDVEELLKVKAACNLAVASLLGAAGLSTADLAGVHLAGAFGAKVAPDDLESLGFFPPGLAGRVHVAGNLSLAGATLFLTAPLARATAEALPAVTTIVPLVDASGTSDASDAFIRRMVFAYVP; encoded by the coding sequence ATGGCCCGGTCCCTGTTTCGGGCCGGATACTTCGTGGGCGCGCCCCTTTGCGCCGGGTTGGGGCGTTGCGGCCGGTGCCGGGTGCGCTACCTCACGCCGCCGCCAACGCCGCTGCCGGCCGAAGTCCGCCGGCTTGGCGAGGCGGCCTTGGCCGAGGGCTGGCGGCTGGCCTGCCTGCGTCCGGCCCAGGGCGGCGAACGGCTGACCCTGGACGCGACCGGCCCCGCGCCGACCTACGATCCGGCTGCGGTGACGGGGAGCCTTGGCGGCGACGGCCCCCTCGGGCTGGCCGTGGATATCGGCACCACCGGCTTGGCCTGGCGGCTTGTGGACCTTGCCGACGGCAGCGTTGCCGCCGAGGGGCGCGGCGTCAATCCCCAGCTCGGGGCCGGCGGCGAGGTCGTCTCCCGCCTGGCCTTCGCCCTGGAACCCGGCGGCGGGGCCTATCTGCGCGATCTTGTCCTCGACGTCATCGCGCAAAAAGCCGCCCTGGCCGGGGACCGGCTCGCCGGGCTGTGCGTGGCCGGCAATTCGGCCATGGTGTCCATCCTGTGCGGCAAGGAGCTGTCCGGGCTGGCCCATGCCCCGTATGGCCTCGTCTGGCGGGCCGGGGAGGAGGTGGCGCTCGGCCGGGCCCTGCCGCCGGCCTATATCCCGCCGCTTTTGGGCCCGTTCGTGGGCGCGGACCTCAGCGCCGGGCTCACCGCGCTGCTGCGGCAAGCGCCGACCTATCCCTTTTTGCTGGCCGATCTCGGCACCAACGCCGAGATGATCGTCGGGCTCGCCCCGGACCGGTTCCTGGCCGCAAGCGCCCCGCTGGGGCCGGCCCTCGAGGGCGTGGGCTTGAGCCAGGGGGCGCTGGCCGGGCCGGGCGTGGCCGTTTCCTTCGAACTGACCCCGACCGGCGTCGTGCCGGTGCTTTTCCCGGGGAGCGACGCGCCCGGAGCCGCCCACGGCATCGCCGGGCCGGGTTATTTGTCCCTGGCCGCGCTGCTTAGGGAGCAGGGCGTGCTTGACACCGACGGCCGTTTCGCCCAAACCCCTGCGCCGACCCCTCTTGGGCAGCGCCTGCGCCGGCTGGTCGCGACCGAGCACGGCGAACCCGTGTTCGAGACCGCCGGCTACCGCCTGTTCGCTTCCGATGTGGAAGAGCTGCTCAAGGTCAAGGCGGCCTGCAACCTGGCCGTGGCCTCGCTTTTGGGCGCGGCCGGGCTGTCCACGGCCGATCTGGCCGGCGTGCATCTGGCCGGGGCGTTCGGGGCCAAGGTCGCTCCGGACGATCTGGAAAGCCTCGGCTTTTTTCCGCCGGGACTGGCCGGCCGGGTCCATGTGGCCGGCAACCTGTCCCTGGCCGGGGCGACGCTTTTTCTGACCGCGCCGCTGGCGCGGGCCACGGCCGAGGCGCTGCCCGCCGTGACCACGATCGTGCCCCTTGTCGACGCATCCGGTACTTCCGACGCTTCCGATGCCTTTATCCGCAGGATGGTTTTCGCCTATGTCCCCTGA
- a CDS encoding small ribosomal subunit Rsm22 family protein: MSPDAAPATAPIRHLFRPLLPEATTALAGYPALLRRALGLTPGRERELPWRIRDLSLSLTAERDGGPKPGYLSEPRTLAAYAWYFLPWNLLRLSRLLPGLDLDLPDGGLVCDLGSGPLTFVQALWLSRPDLRRKRLRFTCVDRSRRALDLGQALFTGLAGFDPTTADAPWRIRTVRGEYWQGLADGAQLTTMVNVANELAESGREPLDLRMERLAGQLADSLAPGGRALVVEPGTRLGWRCLAAMRTALVEMGLGLAAPCPHGEECPFSASKVRAWCHFNISLAGAPAWLTTLSDKAELGKQRLSLSFLMARAAPPEYAAQAVRIVSGPFSLNDAPGAAVYGCTEKGLAVVVAPDGRAPRPGDLLIRDIPQDAPRDAKSGAPRIILDAQAVPAPKAAPDTAAVERSGAKPPRRRPQPGTGSGVDRPAMPKRSARPAKSHSGTMPGAKSTRRSGGGKYPGSGKRSGKA, translated from the coding sequence ATGTCCCCTGACGCCGCACCCGCGACCGCGCCCATACGCCACCTCTTCCGCCCCCTGCTCCCGGAGGCGACCACGGCCCTGGCCGGCTATCCCGCCCTGTTGCGCCGGGCCCTCGGGTTGACTCCCGGCCGGGAGCGCGAACTGCCGTGGCGCATCCGCGACCTGTCCCTGTCCCTGACCGCCGAACGCGACGGCGGCCCCAAGCCCGGCTACCTGAGCGAACCGCGCACCCTGGCCGCCTATGCCTGGTATTTTTTGCCCTGGAACCTGCTGCGCCTCTCAAGGCTGTTGCCGGGGCTCGACCTCGATCTTCCCGACGGCGGGCTCGTGTGCGACCTGGGCTCGGGGCCGCTGACCTTTGTCCAGGCCCTTTGGCTGTCGCGGCCCGACCTGCGCCGCAAGCGGCTGCGGTTCACCTGCGTGGACCGTTCCCGGCGCGCCCTGGACCTGGGGCAGGCCCTTTTTACCGGGCTGGCCGGCTTCGATCCGACGACGGCGGACGCGCCCTGGCGCATCCGGACCGTGCGCGGCGAATATTGGCAGGGCCTTGCCGACGGGGCGCAACTTACGACCATGGTCAACGTGGCCAACGAGCTGGCCGAATCGGGCCGGGAGCCTCTCGATCTCCGCATGGAGCGGCTTGCCGGGCAATTGGCCGATTCCCTGGCCCCTGGCGGACGGGCGCTGGTGGTCGAGCCGGGCACGCGCCTGGGCTGGCGCTGTCTGGCCGCCATGCGCACGGCCCTGGTCGAGATGGGGCTGGGGCTTGCCGCCCCCTGTCCCCACGGCGAGGAGTGTCCCTTTTCCGCGAGCAAGGTGCGGGCCTGGTGCCATTTCAATATCTCGCTCGCCGGCGCGCCGGCCTGGCTCACCACGCTTTCCGACAAGGCCGAGCTCGGCAAGCAGCGCCTGAGCCTGTCTTTTCTGATGGCCCGGGCCGCGCCTCCCGAATACGCGGCACAGGCCGTCCGCATCGTGTCCGGTCCCTTTTCCCTGAACGACGCGCCCGGGGCGGCCGTGTACGGTTGCACCGAAAAGGGGCTGGCCGTGGTGGTCGCGCCGGACGGCCGGGCGCCGCGCCCGGGTGATCTGCTCATTCGCGACATCCCCCAGGATGCCCCCCGCGACGCCAAATCCGGCGCGCCCCGGATTATTCTCGACGCGCAGGCCGTTCCCGCGCCCAAGGCCGCGCCGGATACGGCCGCAGTGGAGCGTTCCGGGGCAAAGCCGCCGCGCCGCCGGCCGCAACCCGGGACGGGGAGCGGGGTGGACAGGCCGGCAATGCCGAAGCGGTCGGCCAGACCGGCCAAATCGCATTCCGGGACGATGCCCGGGGCCAAATCCACCCGCCGGTCCGGAGGGGGAAAATATCCCGGAAGCGGGAAAAGGAGCGGCAAGGCATGA
- the lipA gene encoding lipoyl synthase, whose amino-acid sequence MSQGEQAEGQAGSAGRLPSWLRVRLPKDAAFGETAHTVAAGGLRTVCRGARCPNIFECFSRGTATFLILGGVCTRGCAFCNITAGRPDPVDPGEPARLAAAVAELKLTHAVVTSVTRDDLPDGGAAHFAATIAALRQACPDTTVEVLTPDFGGDPVALDIVLAARPDVFNHNVETVPRLYPTARAGADYARSLAVLARAAAAGASVVKSGLMVGLGETREELTAVFDDLARAGCRVVTVGQYLRPSRRNLPVARYVPPDEFDALAALGRDHGIAEMVCAPLVRSSYKAGNTAAVASLRCCPHP is encoded by the coding sequence ATGAGCCAAGGCGAACAAGCGGAGGGACAGGCCGGCTCGGCCGGCCGCCTGCCCTCCTGGCTGCGGGTCAGACTGCCCAAGGACGCCGCCTTCGGCGAAACGGCCCATACCGTGGCCGCCGGCGGACTGCGCACGGTCTGCCGGGGAGCGCGTTGCCCCAATATCTTCGAGTGCTTTTCCCGGGGCACGGCAACTTTTTTGATCCTTGGCGGCGTGTGCACGCGCGGCTGCGCCTTTTGCAACATCACCGCCGGCCGGCCCGATCCCGTGGATCCGGGCGAACCCGCGCGCCTGGCCGCTGCCGTGGCCGAGCTGAAGCTTACCCACGCCGTGGTCACCTCGGTCACCCGGGACGACCTGCCGGACGGCGGCGCGGCCCATTTCGCTGCCACCATCGCCGCCCTGCGACAGGCCTGCCCGGACACCACCGTGGAGGTGCTCACCCCGGATTTCGGCGGGGATCCGGTCGCCTTGGATATCGTGCTCGCGGCCCGGCCCGACGTCTTCAACCACAATGTCGAGACCGTGCCCCGTCTGTATCCCACGGCCCGGGCCGGGGCCGATTACGCCAGGAGCCTGGCCGTGCTCGCCCGGGCGGCGGCCGCCGGCGCGTCGGTCGTCAAAAGCGGGCTCATGGTGGGGCTCGGCGAGACCCGCGAAGAGCTGACGGCGGTTTTTGACGATCTGGCCCGGGCCGGCTGCCGGGTGGTCACGGTGGGCCAGTATCTGCGGCCGTCGCGACGCAACCTGCCGGTGGCGCGCTACGTGCCCCCGGACGAATTCGACGCCCTGGCCGCTCTGGGCCGCGATCACGGTATTGCGGAAATGGTGTGCGCGCCCCTCGTGCGCAGCTCCTACAAGGCCGGCAATACGGCCGCGGTCGCCTCCCTTCGTTGTTGTCCGCACCCCTGA
- the rfbC gene encoding dTDP-4-dehydrorhamnose 3,5-epimerase: protein MEVSQTGIPGLVTIKPKVFGDNRGFFLETYSRAAFAAAGLDYDFVQDNHARSGPKGVLRGLHFQRPPSTQAKLVWVVRGAVLDVVVDLRVGSPTYKKWFGIELTEDNFMRLMVPRGFAHGYVTLTENAEFMYKVDAPYVPADDAGIAWNDPEIGIDWPVAEPILSEKDARQPTLAALGSPFIYQGHDTSGEDS from the coding sequence GTGGAGGTGTCACAAACCGGCATCCCCGGCCTTGTCACGATCAAACCGAAAGTGTTTGGCGACAACCGGGGATTTTTTCTTGAAACCTACAGCCGCGCCGCCTTTGCCGCAGCCGGCCTCGATTACGATTTCGTCCAGGACAACCATGCCCGTTCGGGCCCCAAGGGCGTGCTGCGGGGACTGCACTTCCAGCGGCCGCCATCGACCCAGGCCAAGCTCGTCTGGGTGGTGCGCGGGGCGGTCCTCGACGTGGTCGTGGATTTGCGCGTGGGGTCGCCGACGTACAAGAAATGGTTCGGCATCGAGCTGACCGAGGACAACTTCATGCGGCTGATGGTGCCGCGCGGCTTTGCCCACGGCTACGTGACCCTGACCGAGAACGCGGAGTTCATGTACAAGGTCGACGCGCCCTATGTCCCGGCCGACGACGCCGGCATCGCCTGGAACGATCCGGAAATCGGCATCGACTGGCCGGTGGCCGAACCCATATTGTCCGAAAAGGACGCCCGGCAGCCGACCTTGGCCGCCTTGGGGTCGCCTTTTATTTATCAGGGGCACGATACGAGCGGGGAGGACTCATGA
- a CDS encoding mannose-1-phosphate guanylyltransferase/mannose-6-phosphate isomerase: MTESACCAGGKGRYALILAGGSGTRLWPLSRTLLPKQLLDLGEGETLLQSTALRVCESFAPDHVFVITNEEHRFEVRTQLQAVLPDAGTRVLAEPMGKNTLPAIMLGLEPIVAADPKAVVGVFPADHRIRDHASLQAAMDRAAALAGEGWFVTFGIPPHAPETGYGYIHRGEPLGQGAHKVAGFTEKPDLPTAEKLVAGGEHFWNSGMFVFRADVFLAAVAAHAPEIYAWWEGRDDSPLTAGYAGLPDISVDYGVVEKMDNIAMVEAPFDWDDLGSWEALYRLGKKDGTGCVTKGQVLALDCSDSLFFSQGSSLAVAGVKDMIVIQTRDATLVCPVSEAQRVKDVVGRLKSQGSKLIEAHVTVRRPWGSYTVLEGGPGYKIKRIEVPPAGRLSLQMHHHRAEHWVVVSGTALVQLGDEERLLIENQSVDIPKGTVHRLSNPGKIPVEIIEIQSGPYLEEDDIVRFDDVYGRKVGEGGAQSSASEDSGDS, encoded by the coding sequence ATGACGGAATCTGCCTGTTGCGCCGGGGGAAAGGGCCGCTACGCCCTTATTTTGGCCGGCGGATCGGGGACGCGGCTGTGGCCGTTGTCCCGGACATTGCTGCCCAAGCAATTGCTGGATCTCGGCGAGGGCGAGACGCTTTTGCAGTCCACCGCCCTGCGGGTGTGCGAGTCTTTCGCCCCGGACCATGTGTTCGTCATCACCAATGAAGAGCACCGGTTCGAGGTCCGCACCCAGCTCCAAGCCGTCTTGCCGGATGCGGGCACAAGGGTTCTGGCCGAGCCCATGGGGAAAAACACCCTGCCCGCCATCATGCTTGGCCTCGAACCCATCGTGGCCGCCGATCCGAAGGCCGTGGTCGGCGTTTTTCCGGCCGACCACCGCATCCGGGACCACGCCTCGCTCCAGGCGGCCATGGACCGGGCCGCGGCCCTGGCCGGGGAAGGCTGGTTCGTCACCTTCGGCATTCCGCCCCACGCGCCGGAAACCGGCTACGGCTACATCCACCGGGGCGAACCGCTGGGGCAGGGCGCGCACAAGGTGGCCGGGTTCACCGAAAAGCCCGATCTCCCCACGGCCGAAAAGCTCGTGGCCGGCGGCGAGCATTTCTGGAACAGCGGCATGTTCGTCTTTCGGGCCGACGTGTTCCTGGCGGCCGTGGCCGCCCATGCGCCGGAGATTTACGCCTGGTGGGAGGGCCGCGACGACAGCCCCCTGACGGCGGGCTACGCCGGGCTCCCGGACATTTCCGTGGATTACGGCGTGGTGGAGAAGATGGACAACATCGCCATGGTCGAGGCGCCGTTCGACTGGGACGACCTCGGCAGTTGGGAGGCGCTGTACCGTCTGGGCAAAAAGGACGGTACGGGCTGCGTCACGAAGGGCCAGGTGCTGGCGCTCGACTGCTCGGACTCGCTGTTTTTCTCCCAGGGCAGCTCCCTGGCCGTGGCCGGGGTCAAGGACATGATCGTCATCCAGACCCGCGACGCGACCCTCGTCTGTCCGGTGTCCGAGGCCCAGCGGGTCAAGGACGTGGTGGGGCGGCTCAAGTCCCAGGGCAGCAAGCTTATCGAGGCCCACGTCACGGTGCGCCGTCCCTGGGGCAGCTACACCGTGCTCGAGGGCGGACCCGGCTACAAGATCAAGCGCATCGAGGTGCCGCCGGCTGGGCGGCTGTCGCTGCAGATGCATCACCACCGGGCCGAGCATTGGGTGGTGGTGTCGGGTACGGCGCTGGTCCAGCTCGGCGACGAGGAACGGCTTCTCATCGAGAACCAGTCCGTGGACATCCCCAAGGGCACGGTGCACCGGCTGTCCAACCCGGGCAAGATCCCGGTGGAAATCATCGAGATCCAGTCCGGGCCGTATCTCGAGGAGGACGACATCGTCCGTTTCGACGATGTTTACGGACGCAAGGTCGGCGAGGGCGGCGCGCAATCCTCGGCGTCGGAAGATAGCGGGGATTCGTGA
- the qrcA gene encoding menaquinone reductase multiheme cytochrome c subunit QrcA: MEEKRSNSAGGVGGMVLCALIGFVGALVVGWVIFPKLLYSEKTQPIRFSHTVHAQLGIECEQCHHLGPDGRFAGLPTTESCAECHGDETGDKSPNGKEIDKFVKDYVKTGAQVPWLVYQYQPDNVFFSHAAHKGFECTKCHPDVAKMDNPPAYYENRLSGYSKDTMKMWQCERCHASMGTSNACYVCHK, encoded by the coding sequence ATGGAGGAGAAAAGATCGAATTCGGCCGGCGGCGTTGGCGGCATGGTGCTTTGTGCCCTGATCGGCTTCGTCGGCGCCCTTGTGGTAGGGTGGGTCATCTTTCCGAAACTGCTTTACAGTGAAAAGACACAACCCATTCGTTTCAGTCACACGGTCCATGCGCAGCTGGGCATAGAGTGCGAGCAGTGCCACCATCTCGGCCCCGACGGCCGGTTTGCCGGCCTGCCCACGACCGAGTCCTGCGCCGAGTGCCATGGCGACGAAACCGGGGACAAATCGCCTAACGGCAAGGAAATCGACAAGTTCGTCAAGGACTACGTCAAGACCGGCGCCCAGGTCCCCTGGCTCGTCTACCAGTATCAGCCCGACAACGTGTTCTTCTCCCATGCCGCCCACAAGGGGTTCGAGTGCACCAAGTGCCATCCCGATGTGGCCAAGATGGACAATCCTCCGGCGTACTACGAGAACCGGCTCAGCGGCTACAGCAAAGACACGATGAAGATGTGGCAGTGCGAACGTTGTCATGCCTCCATGGGCACGAGCAACGCCTGCTACGTCTGTCATAAATAA